Below is a window of Bordetella genomosp. 9 DNA.
CCTCCGTCGGCGCACGCCAGAACGAACTGGATGCCTTGGACACGACCGGCACGCAACGGACCTTGACGCTGAACAAGACGCTGACCGACCTGACGCAGATCAACTACTACGACGCCATTTCCAACATGAGCATGCGCCAGTTGTCGCTGCAGGCGTCGATGTCGGCATTCAACGCGGTCAAGGGCACCACGCTGTTCAGCATGAATAAGTAGGCGAGCGACTTTCCTTTTTTATGAGACAAACGTTTCCCCATGGGGAACGACGGTTCTGTGGATAGATAACGATATGTTCACCAATATGAAAATCCGCACGTCCATCATCGCGTTGCTGGCGTTATACCTGGCCGCGATGCTGGTATCGAACGCCGTCGCATGGCTCGGACTGCAATCGAGCAATAGCAAGCTGGACGCGGTCAACAATATCTATAGCGACCAGGTCGTCAACCTGTATGCCTCCTATGCCCAGGTGCTGCGTGCGCGGCAGGTGCTGAACAATGCCTACGAGATGATCCAGGCCAATCGCAGCGACGACGGCATGAACCAGATCTCGCGCGCGGCCGGGTTCAAGGCCGATGCCGACAAGCGCATGAACCTGTTCAGCCAGTCGCCCAAGCTGCCCGCGACGGTGGACATGTCGCAGGCCATCATGGCGAACTACAAGGCCTACGCCGGGCTGATCGAAGAGCAGATCAACACGCTGCGTTCGAAGCAGATCGATGCCTACCTGGCGTCATCCAAGGCGTCGTCGGCCGCCAACCAGACATTGGATAAGTCGGTCCAGGGCATGCTGGACTACCTGGACAAGGCGACGGACGACATGGTGACGCTGGGACACCGCGATTTTTCGCTCGCGCGTACCGTGACCGTGGTCATGGTCATCTTCGCGCTCCTTCTGACCGTCGCCTGCTGGCTGGTCCTGAGCCGCCTGGTGTTGCGTCCGCTGCGCGAAGCCGGCCAGCACTTCGACAAGATCGCCGCCGGCGACCTCAGCCAGCATGTGGAAGTGCGCAGCACCAACGAAATCGGCCTGCTGTACAGCGCCGTCAGGCGCATGCAGGAAAGCCTGACGCGCACGGTGTCTGCGGTACGCCGCGGCGTGGACGAGATCAACGTGGGCTCGCGTGAAATTTCCGCGGGCAACACCGACCTGTCCAGCCGCACCGAGCAGCAGGCGGCGTCGCTGGAAGAGACGGCGGCGTCGATGGAGGAACTGGCCTCGACGGTCAAGCAGAACGCCGAGAACGCGCGGCAGGCCAACCAGCTGGCGGCCAGCGCGTCGGACGTGGCCGAGCGCGGCGGTTCGGCGGTGGCGGAAGTCGTGAACACGATGCAGGAGATCTCGGGCAGCTCGCGCAAGATCTCGGAAATCGTCAGCGTGATCGACGGGATTGCGTTCCAGACCAACATCCTGGCGCTGAATGCGGCGGTGGAAGCGGCGCGGGCGGGCGAGCAGGGCAAGGGATTCGCGGTGGTGGCGGGCGAAGTGCGCTCGCTGGCGCAGCGCAGCGCGCAGGCGGCCAAGGAAATCAAGTCGCTGATCGA
It encodes the following:
- a CDS encoding methyl-accepting chemotaxis protein, translated to MFTNMKIRTSIIALLALYLAAMLVSNAVAWLGLQSSNSKLDAVNNIYSDQVVNLYASYAQVLRARQVLNNAYEMIQANRSDDGMNQISRAAGFKADADKRMNLFSQSPKLPATVDMSQAIMANYKAYAGLIEEQINTLRSKQIDAYLASSKASSAANQTLDKSVQGMLDYLDKATDDMVTLGHRDFSLARTVTVVMVIFALLLTVACWLVLSRLVLRPLREAGQHFDKIAAGDLSQHVEVRSTNEIGLLYSAVRRMQESLTRTVSAVRRGVDEINVGSREISAGNTDLSSRTEQQAASLEETAASMEELASTVKQNAENARQANQLAASASDVAERGGSAVAEVVNTMQEISGSSRKISEIVSVIDGIAFQTNILALNAAVEAARAGEQGKGFAVVAGEVRSLAQRSAQAAKEIKSLIEDSVTKVGAGSQQVERAGATMQEIVASVKRVTDIMGEISAASEEQSSGIDQVNRAVSQMDEVTQQNAALVEEAAAAAGSLQEQAQRLAEAVSVFRINEGQVIDVPAQQLAGGAAYAPLAAG